The Microcebus murinus isolate Inina chromosome 1, M.murinus_Inina_mat1.0, whole genome shotgun sequence genome includes a region encoding these proteins:
- the LOC105879649 gene encoding uncharacterized protein LOC105879649 translates to MAASAVSVCSSDLSYGSRVCLPGSCDSCPDSWQGDDCPESCCEPPCCAPSCCAPAACLSLVCSPVSCVCSPCQPVCTSACTPSCCPQSSCQPACCTPSPCQPSCCVPVCCKPVCCEPVCSGASSSCCQQSSCQPACCTLSPCQPSCCVPMCCKPVCCKPVCCVPVCSGASSSCCQQSSCQPACCTSSPCQPSCCVPVCCKPVCCKPVCCEPVCTGASSSCCQQSSCQPACCTSSPCQPSCCVPVCCKPVCCKPMCCEPVCTGASSSCCQQSSCQPACCTSSPCPSPCCRPSSCVSLLCRPMCRPACCAPASSCQPSCYRPASCVSLICRPACPRPASCVSLLCRPTCPRPVCCGLSVQGSNC, encoded by the coding sequence ATGGCCGCGTCCGCCGTGTCCGTCTGCTCCAGCGACCTGAGCTACGGCAGCCGCGTctgcctgcccggctcctgcGACTCCTGCCCCGACTCCTGGCAGGGGGACGACTGCCCAGAGAGCTGCTGCGAGCCCCCCTGCTGCGCCCCCAGCTGCTGCGCCCCGGCCGCCTGCCTGAGCCTGGTCTGCAGCCCCGTGAGCTGCGTGTGCagcccctgccagcccgtctgcacCAGCGCCTGCACGCCCTCGTGCTGCCCCCAGTCCAGCTGCCAGCCGGCTTGCtgcaccccctccccctgccagccgTCCTGCTGTGTGCCCGTGTGCTGCAAGCCCGTGTGCTGTGAGCCCGTGTGCTCTGGGGCCTCCTCTTCGTGCTGCCAGCAGTCTAGCTGCCAACCGGCTTGCTGCACCCTGTCCCCCTGCCAGCCGTCCTGCTGTGTGCCCATGTGCTGCAAACCTGTGTGTTGCAAGCCCGTGTGCTGTGTGCCCGTGTGCTCTGGGGCCTCCTCTTCATGCTGCCAGCAGTCTAGCTGCCAGCCGGCTTGCTgcacctcctccccctgccagccGTCCTGCTGTGTGCCCGTGTGCTGCAAACCTGTGTGTTGCAAGCCCGTGTGCTGTGAGCCTGTCTGCACGGGGGCCTCCTCCTCGTGCTGCCAGCAGTCTAGCTGCCAGCCGGCTTGCTGCACCTCCTCCCCTTGCCAGCCGTCCTGCTGTGTGCCCGTGTGCTGCAAACCTGTGTGTTGCAAGCCCATGTGCTGTGAGCCTGTCTGCACTGGGGCATCCTCTTCGTGCTGCCAGCAGTCTAGCTGCCAGCCGGCTTGCTgcacctcctccccctgcccctccccctgctgcAGACCCTCCTCCTGCGTGTCCCTCCTCTGCCGCCCCATGTGCAGACCTGCCTGCTGTGCCCCCGCCTCCTCCTGCCAGCCCAGCTGCTACCGCCCAGCCTCCTGCGTGTCCCTCATCTGCCGCCCCGCCTGTCCCCGCCCGGCCTCCTGCGTGTCCCTCCTCTGCCGCCCCACCTGTCCCCGCCCGGTCTGCTGTGGCCTCTCGGTGCAGGGGTCCAACTGCTGA